The nucleotide window AACGCGAGGCCTTTTCCCACCAGGCGTGATAGCCGCTGGCTCCCGCCGTAGCCGGGGATGATGCCCAGCTTCACCTCGGGCTGGCCGAGCTTGGCGTTTTCGCTGGCCAGGCGCATGGTGCACGCCAGGGCCAGTTCGCATCCGCCGCCCAGCGCGAATCCATTGACGCACGCGATCACCGGCTTGCCCAGGTTCTCGATCAGGTCGAGCACAGCCTGGCCGCGGTGCGTGTATTCCTTGGCTTCGATCACGTCCTTGACCGCGAGCTCGTTGACGTCGGCGCCGGCGACGAACGACTTCTCGCCCTCCCCGGTCAGGATGACGACGCGAACCTCGGTGTCATCTTTCAGTGCGGTAAAGACGCGCCGCAGCTCTTCCATGGTTGCCGCGTTCAGCGCGTTCAGGACCTTGGGCCGCGCGATGGTGACATACGCGATTTGGTCCCTCTTGTCGAACTTCAGGTTCTCGTAGGTTTGCGTAATAGTCGCAGAAGACATAATGACCTCGGTCGCTAGTTATACAGTTTTGATCTTCTCCGCCGATGCTAGCCCTTGTAGCGCGGCGTCCTGAGGCGCGGGCTTCTCCGGATTGGACCAGTCGTAAAAGCCCTTGCCCGACTTCTTGCCGTACCAGCCCGCCATGATCATGCGCTTGAGCAGCGGCGGCGAGGCGAAGCGCCGCTCCTTGAACTCGTCGAACATGACGTGGGTGATGTAGTAGGTGGTGTCGAGGCCGACGAAATCGAGCAGCGTGAATGGGCCCATGGGGTAGCCGCAGCCCAGCTTCATCGCCAGGTCGATGTCGGTGATCGAGCCGACACCCTCTTCGTAGGCGCGGATGGCATCGAGCAGGTACGGCACCAGCAGCCGGTTGACGATGAAGCCGGTCTTATCCGATGTGCGCACCGGCGTCTTGCCCACGCTCTGGGCGAATGCGTACGCCTGCTCGAACACTGCGGGGTCGGTGGTGATGGTGCGGACCACTTCGACCAACTGCATCAGCGGCACGGGGTTGAAGAAGTGTAGCCCGACAAAGCGATCCTGCCGCTTGGTCGCCGCCATCAACTCAGTGATGGAGATGGACGAGGTGTTAGAGGCGAAGATCGCCTCCTTCTTCACGATTGCGTCCAGCGCCGCGTACATCTTCTTCTTCTCTTCGAGGTTCTCGATGATGGCTTCGATGATCAGATCGCAGTCGGCCAGATCTTCCTTCCTGAGTGTGCCCTTAAGGCGGGCGCGGATCGTTTCGGGCGTGTCCTTGAGCTTGCCTTTTTCCGCGAACTTGGCCAACGACTTCTCGATCCCGGCAAAGCCCTTGTCGATGAAGCGCTGTTCGGCCTCGAGCGAGATGACTTCGTAACCCGCCGTGGCGGTCACCTGCGCGATTCCCGAGCCCATCAACCCACAGCCCAGAACACCAACTTTCTTAATGGCCATATTGAATGCTCCAATGATTTCCGTCTTTTATGACATCCCTCGCTTCGCTCGGGATGTCAAGAAAAGAGACCCTAGCGTTGCAAGTTCTCCACGATCACTGCGATCCCTTGGCCCCCGCCGATGCAGGCGGTGGCCAAGCCGTACTTACCCTTGCGCCGGCGCAGCTCATAAAGAAGAGTCAGCACCAGGCGCGTGCCGGTGGCGCCCAGCGGGTGCCCCAGCGCGATCGCTCCGCCGTTCACGTTCACCTTATTTCTATCCAGCCCGAGCTCTTTCTCGACCGCAAGGTACTGCGCTGCGAAGGCCTCGTTGACCTCGATCAGATCGATGTCCTCGAGCTTCAGCCCGGCTTTCTGGAGAGCGATCTTCGACGACGGCACCGGCCCCTGGCCCATGATCTTCGGATCCACGCCCGCAATGCCCCAGCTCACCAGCCGTCCCATCGGCTTGAGTCCGCGTTTCTCGGCGTCGGCCAGAGGCATCAGGACCACTGCCGCGCCGCCGTCCACAATGCCGCTGGCGTTGCCGGCGGTGATGTTCTTGCCGAATGCGGGCTTGAGCTTCGCCAGCCCATCCATAGTGGTCTCGGGACGGAGGTGGTCGTCCTGCTCAAACATCTCGCCCGTCGGCTCGCGCTTGCGGTTCCTGAGCGGCACCGGCGTGATCTCCTCTTTCAGGCGGCACGATTTCTGCGCGTCCGCGGCGAGCTTCTGTGAACGCAAGGAGAACTCGTCCATCGCCTGCCGCGTGATGCCCTGCTGGTCGCCGTAGAGTTCCGCCGTCTGCGCCATGTAGAGGCCGCACTGGGTGTCGAGCAGCGCCACCATCAGCGAGTCTTCGAGCTTGCCTTCACCCAGGCCGAAGCCCCAGCGCGCGCCGCGGACGACGTGCGGCGCCATGGACATGCTCTCCATGCCGCCGGCCAGCACAGTCTTCGCTTCGCCGAGCTGGATCATCTGCGCCGCCGAGACGATGGCCTGCATACCCGAGCCGCACAGTCGGTTGACGGTGAGCGCGGGTGTCTCGACGGGCAGACCCGCCTTCAGCGCCACGTGGCGCGCCCCGTAGAGCGCGTCACCCGAGGTCTGCTGCGCGTTGCCGAAGACGGCGTGGTCGATCTCTCTGGCTTCCACTCCGGCGCGCCGGATGGCTTCCTTGCCGGCGACGGCCCCGAGTTCCTGGGCGGTGAAATCGCGCAGCTTGCCGCCGTAGCG belongs to Terriglobia bacterium and includes:
- a CDS encoding enoyl-CoA hydratase/isomerase family protein, producing MSSATITQTYENLKFDKRDQIAYVTIARPKVLNALNAATMEELRRVFTALKDDTEVRVVILTGEGEKSFVAGADVNELAVKDVIEAKEYTHRGQAVLDLIENLGKPVIACVNGFALGGGCELALACTMRLASENAKLGQPEVKLGIIPGYGGSQRLSRLVGKGLAFQILLTGDMISAQEAHRIGLVNEVVPAAELIPRAEAIAKKIIANAPLAIQYCMEAVHKGMEMTLAEGLYLEATLFGVCCATEDKKEGTRAFLEKRAANFKGK
- a CDS encoding 3-hydroxyacyl-CoA dehydrogenase family protein; translated protein: MAIKKVGVLGCGLMGSGIAQVTATAGYEVISLEAEQRFIDKGFAGIEKSLAKFAEKGKLKDTPETIRARLKGTLRKEDLADCDLIIEAIIENLEEKKKMYAALDAIVKKEAIFASNTSSISITELMAATKRQDRFVGLHFFNPVPLMQLVEVVRTITTDPAVFEQAYAFAQSVGKTPVRTSDKTGFIVNRLLVPYLLDAIRAYEEGVGSITDIDLAMKLGCGYPMGPFTLLDFVGLDTTYYITHVMFDEFKERRFASPPLLKRMIMAGWYGKKSGKGFYDWSNPEKPAPQDAALQGLASAEKIKTV
- a CDS encoding acetyl-CoA C-acetyltransferase, with product MLKPSDIAIVNGARTPMGRYGGKLRDFTAQELGAVAGKEAIRRAGVEAREIDHAVFGNAQQTSGDALYGARHVALKAGLPVETPALTVNRLCGSGMQAIVSAAQMIQLGEAKTVLAGGMESMSMAPHVVRGARWGFGLGEGKLEDSLMVALLDTQCGLYMAQTAELYGDQQGITRQAMDEFSLRSQKLAADAQKSCRLKEEITPVPLRNRKREPTGEMFEQDDHLRPETTMDGLAKLKPAFGKNITAGNASGIVDGGAAVVLMPLADAEKRGLKPMGRLVSWGIAGVDPKIMGQGPVPSSKIALQKAGLKLEDIDLIEVNEAFAAQYLAVEKELGLDRNKVNVNGGAIALGHPLGATGTRLVLTLLYELRRRKGKYGLATACIGGGQGIAVIVENLQR